One window from the genome of Magnolia sinica isolate HGM2019 chromosome 4, MsV1, whole genome shotgun sequence encodes:
- the LOC131243712 gene encoding uncharacterized protein LOC131243712, with product MKESTATMEIQLSRPTIISPSSSSSSSSNPNNHNHNENPNNNNENPNSSNNSNNPMQSWWESISKARSRIQALSSILPPSSSSILSALADSDRPARSLLESPDASLSISAALSAPYSGSGDDPLCHWLYDTFLSSDPDLCLIVLSFIPLLSGIYLSRVVSAGPAAPSLAGFEAVLLSLYASETKARAGKPVLISVPDLSYPSLYHSPRNKPPPFQSQPSVGVLSAPLEPQSAIKSTKRACIVAVALDCYHKKISLMPSRSKIDLCEFAAAWAGQDCSCPDELDSASLDGKDGNSNSFMEIRISGDGDEIESVGEEMGRLGIVECSPKRANGHCTENGASLRGSRIPLPWELFQVMLRNLGHCLLAPLNPQEVRDAASVAVRCLYARALHDLIPQAILATRSLIQLDKRARALAKEAAAANSASNPNTPSKPKKPEILLVSK from the coding sequence ATGAAAGAATCAACGGCCACGATGGAGATCCAACTCTCCCGCCCCACCATCATCTCCCCCTCATCTTCATCCTCTTCCTCCTCCAACCCCAATAACCACAACCACAACGAAAACCCCAACAACAACAATGAAAACCctaacagcagcaacaacagcaacaatCCCATGCAATCTTGGTGGGAATCCATCTCCAAAGCCCGGTCACGAATCCAGGCGCTCTCATCCATCCTTCCTCCATCCTCATCGTCCATCCTTTCCGCCCTCGCAGACTCCGATCGCCCGGCCCGCTCCCTCCTCGAATCTCCCGACGCCTCCCTCTCTATCTCCGCCGCCCTTTCCGCCCCCTACTCCGGCTCCGGCGACGACCCTCTCTGCCACTGGCTCTACGATACCTTCCTCTCCTCCGATCCCGATCTCTGCCTCATCGTCCTCTCCTTCATCCCCCTCCTCTCCGGCATCTACCTCTCCCGCGTCGTCTCCGCCGGCCCTGCAGCTCCGTCCCTCGCCGGCTTCGAGGCCGTCCTTCTCTCACTCTACGCCTCCGAGACGAAGGCCCGTGCCGGGAAGCCCGTCCTCATCTCCGTCCCCGACCTCTCCTACCCCTCCCTCTACCACTCACCCCGCAACAAGCCCCCTCCCTTCCAATCCCAGCCGTCCGTCGGTGTCCTCTCTGCCCCTCTTGAACCCCAGAGCGCCATCAAGTCGACCAAGCGCGCTTGCATTGTCGCTGTCGCGCTCGATTGCTACCATAAGAAGATCTCCCTTATGCCGAGCCGGTCCAAGATTGACTTGTGCGAGTTTGCCGCTGCGTGGGCAGGGCAGGATTGCTCTTGCCCGGACGAATTAGACAGTGCTAGCTTGGATGGGAAAGATGGAAATAGCAATTCCTTTATGGAGATTAGGATTTCAGGAGACGGGGACGAAATTGAGAGTGTTGGGGAGGAGATGGGCAGGCTGGGGATTGTAGAATGCAGCCCCAAGAGAGCCAATGGGCATTGCACAGAAAATGGGGCTTCTTTGAGAGGTTCCAGAATTCCACTCCCATGGGAGTTATTCCAGGTGATGCTGAGAAATCTTGGGCACTGCCTTTTGGCCCCGCTGAATCCGCAGGAGGTGAGGGACGCAGCATCGGTGGCGGTACGATGTTTGTATGCTCGGGCGTTGCACGATCTAATCCCACAGGCAATTTTGGCCACACGGAGTCTGATCCAGCTCGATAAGAGGGCACGGGCATTGGCGAAGGAGGCTGCAGCGGCCAACTCTGCGTCGAATCCGAACACGCCAAGCAAGCCGAAGAAGCCAGAGATTCTCTTGGTCTCGAAATGA
- the LOC131243715 gene encoding metallothionein-like protein type 2 gives MSCCGGNCGCGSACKCGSGCGGCKMYPDFSFSGETTTTETMIVGVAPQKGYFEGSEMNAGSENGGCKCGSNCTCDPCTCK, from the exons ATGTCTTGCTGTGGTGGAAACTGCGGATGTGGATCTGCCTGCAAGTGCGGCTCTGGTTGTGGAGG ATGCAAGATGTATCCTGATTTCTCTTTCTCCGGAGAAACCACCACCACTGAGACTATGATTGTTGGGGTCGCTCCTCAGaaggg ATACTTTGAAGGGTCTGAGATGAATGCTGGATCCGAGAATGGAGGCTGCAAATGCGGTTCTAACTGCACCTGTGACCCATGCACCTGCAAATGA